Proteins from a single region of Candidatus Neomarinimicrobiota bacterium:
- a CDS encoding carbamate kinase, with the protein MNLSSPKTAVVALGGNAISPMGETDSLPNQFRHTRESLVAVIHLIKSGYELAITHGNAPQVGNALLRTELTADTAPLLPLYICVADIQGGMGYMIEQCLQNVLKRSGIRKDVVTMITQVLIDENDPEVVNPTKYVGQRYDEDAARRLADRFGWQIRRTSAGDWRRVVPSPLPISIIESGSIKELTRAGKIVVAAGGGGIPVHPNEDGSLEGFDAVVDKDLASAILAHEIGATEFFILTDVDGVALNFGQRNEEWLSELTVNESRRFLEEGHFPPGSMGPKITAAINFLEKGGNSVLITSIRKIREALKGESGTVIRD; encoded by the coding sequence ATGAATCTGTCATCCCCGAAAACCGCTGTGGTGGCCCTGGGAGGAAACGCCATTTCTCCTATGGGCGAAACCGATTCTCTGCCCAATCAATTCCGCCATACACGAGAAAGTCTCGTAGCTGTAATTCACCTCATTAAGAGTGGATACGAATTGGCCATTACTCATGGCAATGCTCCTCAGGTAGGGAACGCTCTTTTAAGAACGGAACTGACAGCCGACACAGCTCCCCTGCTGCCACTGTATATCTGTGTTGCAGACATTCAGGGCGGTATGGGCTACATGATTGAACAGTGCCTTCAAAATGTTCTCAAGAGATCCGGCATACGGAAGGACGTGGTCACAATGATTACTCAAGTGCTGATTGATGAGAATGACCCCGAGGTCGTTAACCCTACAAAGTACGTGGGCCAGCGATATGATGAAGATGCTGCGAGACGGTTGGCGGATCGGTTTGGATGGCAGATTCGACGGACTTCCGCGGGAGACTGGCGAAGAGTTGTCCCCTCTCCCCTCCCAATCTCAATTATTGAATCAGGCTCCATTAAAGAGTTGACCAGAGCTGGAAAGATTGTCGTGGCAGCTGGTGGCGGAGGTATTCCCGTACACCCGAATGAGGACGGGAGCTTGGAGGGTTTCGATGCCGTGGTAGACAAGGATCTTGCATCCGCAATTCTGGCTCACGAAATTGGTGCCACCGAGTTCTTTATTCTCACAGACGTTGACGGAGTTGCCCTCAACTTCGGTCAACGGAACGAAGAATGGCTTTCGGAACTGACGGTGAATGAGTCTCGGCGATTTCTGGAAGAAGGCCATTTCCCTCCGGGCTCTATGGGGCCCAAGATAACTGCAGCGATAAACTTCCTGGAAAAGGGCGGAAATTCCGTGCTCATTACATCAATCAGGAAGATACGTGAAGCTCTGAAAGGTGAATCTGGAACCGTAATACGCGATTGA
- the sucD gene encoding succinate--CoA ligase subunit alpha: protein MSILVDENTRLLVQGITGREGTFHTEKMISYGTCVVGGVTPGKGGKECLGVPVFNTVTQAVRETEANASCIFVPPHFASDAIMEAADAGMELIICITEGIPASDMVRVKDFLSESKAVLVGPNCPGVISPNKAKIGIMPGFIHTPGTVGVLSRSGTLTYEAVHQLTALGVGQSTCVGIGGDPVVGSTFVDLLTRFLDDDETESIVLIGEIGGSAEEEAADWIVTNDFRKPVVAFVAGKTAPPGRRMGHAGAIIAGGKGTAREKMTALKKAGVFIAESPSDIGLTVKMALEASRNR from the coding sequence GTGAGTATTCTGGTGGACGAGAATACACGCCTCTTGGTTCAAGGCATTACCGGGCGGGAAGGGACGTTTCACACTGAGAAAATGATCAGCTACGGAACATGTGTGGTTGGAGGTGTCACTCCCGGTAAAGGTGGAAAAGAGTGTCTTGGCGTTCCTGTGTTTAACACAGTAACTCAGGCCGTTCGGGAGACGGAAGCAAATGCGTCGTGCATTTTTGTCCCTCCTCATTTCGCATCAGATGCCATCATGGAAGCGGCTGATGCAGGTATGGAACTCATTATATGTATTACTGAGGGAATCCCTGCCTCGGACATGGTGAGGGTTAAAGATTTTCTCTCTGAATCGAAAGCTGTATTGGTGGGTCCAAATTGTCCAGGTGTCATCTCTCCCAACAAGGCCAAGATAGGTATCATGCCGGGATTTATTCACACTCCAGGGACTGTTGGAGTCCTGTCTCGAAGCGGAACGCTCACGTACGAAGCGGTACATCAATTAACGGCGCTGGGAGTTGGACAGTCAACCTGTGTCGGTATCGGTGGTGATCCCGTCGTTGGGAGCACATTCGTGGATCTCCTCACGCGGTTTCTTGATGATGATGAAACAGAAAGCATAGTTCTCATCGGCGAGATTGGCGGTTCTGCTGAGGAAGAAGCCGCGGATTGGATTGTTACAAATGACTTTCGCAAACCGGTGGTTGCGTTTGTTGCCGGAAAAACGGCTCCGCCCGGGAGACGAATGGGTCACGCAGGAGCCATCATTGCTGGGGGGAAAGGTACTGCTCGAGAGAAAATGACAGCTCTGAAAAAGGCAGGCGTGTTCATTGCCGAAAGCCCTTCGGACATTGGCCTTACAGTAAAAATGGCCCTAGAGGCCTCCAGGAATCGGTGA
- the sucC gene encoding ADP-forming succinate--CoA ligase subunit beta produces MKVHEYQAKALLRSSGVPVPEGFPALTVDEAVEAARRIGGKRIVVKAQIHAGGRGKGGGIKLAGNLEEAKEYAGALLGMKLVTHQTGPEGKQVNRLLIEEGIDIASELYAGIVLDRSAERYVFMVSTEGGVEIEQVAAEMPEKIVKEWIHPSFGLTPYQARNLAFSLDLEGEQVGRATKVFLALWSAFDEYDCSLAEINPLVVTADGKVVALDAKLNFDDNALFRHKELSELRDLSEELPREIEASSHDLNYIKLDGSVGCMVNGAGLAMATMDIIKLSGGEPANFLDVGGVASSGTVAKGIEIILDDPDVRSVLINIFGGIVRCDRVAEGVIDALSTVPVKVPIVVRLEGTNAEKAAELLKSSAVDFIVATSLREGAEQAVTAAQQGSGGSL; encoded by the coding sequence TTGAAAGTACACGAATATCAGGCAAAAGCGCTGCTGAGAAGCTCCGGTGTCCCTGTCCCCGAAGGATTCCCTGCTCTTACCGTGGACGAAGCGGTTGAGGCGGCCAGGAGAATTGGCGGAAAAAGAATCGTCGTGAAAGCCCAAATCCATGCAGGAGGAAGGGGCAAAGGAGGTGGAATAAAACTCGCCGGTAATTTGGAAGAGGCAAAAGAATATGCCGGTGCCCTTCTCGGAATGAAGCTTGTCACCCACCAGACAGGACCGGAAGGGAAGCAGGTCAATCGCCTCCTTATTGAAGAAGGAATTGACATTGCCTCGGAGCTTTACGCAGGTATTGTCCTGGATCGCTCGGCCGAAAGGTACGTTTTCATGGTTTCAACGGAGGGAGGTGTGGAGATTGAGCAAGTGGCAGCGGAGATGCCGGAAAAGATAGTCAAAGAGTGGATTCATCCCTCATTTGGTCTTACCCCTTATCAGGCAAGGAATCTTGCCTTTTCTCTCGACCTTGAAGGAGAACAAGTGGGCCGCGCGACCAAGGTCTTTCTGGCCCTCTGGAGCGCGTTCGATGAGTACGATTGCTCCCTCGCAGAGATAAACCCGCTTGTGGTAACAGCTGACGGCAAGGTGGTTGCCCTTGATGCCAAACTCAACTTTGATGACAATGCCCTGTTCCGGCACAAAGAGCTCTCCGAACTGCGCGACCTATCTGAAGAGCTGCCCAGAGAGATTGAAGCATCAAGTCATGATCTCAACTACATAAAGCTTGACGGAAGCGTAGGATGCATGGTGAACGGAGCCGGTTTGGCTATGGCCACCATGGATATCATCAAGCTTTCAGGTGGAGAACCCGCGAATTTCCTCGATGTGGGAGGCGTTGCCAGTTCCGGTACCGTGGCCAAAGGAATTGAGATTATTCTGGACGATCCGGATGTCAGGTCGGTCCTCATTAACATTTTTGGAGGGATTGTCCGGTGTGACAGGGTTGCTGAGGGCGTTATTGATGCGCTTTCCACCGTGCCGGTCAAGGTTCCCATAGTGGTCCGGTTGGAAGGGACGAATGCGGAGAAGGCGGCGGAGCTTCTAAAGAGTTCGGCAGTGGATTTCATCGTTGCCACCAGTCTGAGGGAGGGAGCAGAACAAGCGGTAACAGCAGCTCAACAGGGATCTGGAGGTTCATTGTGA